One genomic segment of Coriobacteriia bacterium includes these proteins:
- the thrS gene encoding threonine--tRNA ligase has translation MKISLPDNSVKELETGASVHDVAAAIGARLAAAALAGKVNGALVDTSTVVNDGDAVEIITEKSPEALDLLRHSTTHLMAEAVADLYPGTKFGIGPSIEDGFYYDFETDHAFSPQDLEVIEKRMHELAKDAKHFERSVVSRNEALKDFAGQEYKQELISELSEGEPISVYSNGVFADLCRGPHVPNASFIKAFKLMKVAGAYWRGSSDRPMLQRIYGTAWFNQKDLEAYTTRLEEAERRDHRKLGKQLDLFSFPEIAGPGLPVYHPKGARTLRLLQDWLRATLYKRGYEEVITPHIYKSEVWKISGHYDNYKDDMYFFNVNEGEGRVSEYGVKPMNCPGHMMIYGANIHSYRELPMRLFEFGTVYRHELSGVVHGLMRARGFTQDDAHIFCRPDQVPEEVNRILDLVDYVMGVFGFEYSAEVSTRPEKSIGDDAMWEVTTNVLKDTLDKRGVEYEVNEGDGAFYGPKIDIKLRDAIGRTWQCSTIQFDAFLPERFELEYRTAENTTARPVMLHRTILGSMERFFGILIEHYAGAFPTWLAPVQAEIIPISDDQIPYAREVADKLADAGVRVEIDDSNERMNAKIARAQVQKVPYMVVLGKKEAESGDISVRHRSEGDLGACKISVLADRIKKEIPLV, from the coding sequence ATTAAAATTTCACTTCCGGATAACTCGGTAAAAGAGCTCGAAACAGGTGCTTCGGTGCACGATGTCGCCGCGGCGATAGGTGCTCGTTTGGCCGCCGCCGCACTTGCGGGTAAAGTCAACGGGGCACTCGTCGACACGTCCACGGTGGTGAACGACGGTGATGCGGTGGAGATAATCACCGAAAAAAGCCCTGAGGCACTCGATCTTTTGCGCCACTCGACGACACACCTCATGGCCGAGGCAGTGGCCGATCTCTATCCGGGGACTAAATTCGGTATAGGTCCGTCAATCGAAGACGGTTTTTACTATGACTTTGAGACGGACCATGCGTTTTCTCCGCAAGACCTCGAGGTAATCGAGAAACGTATGCATGAGCTTGCAAAGGATGCCAAACATTTCGAACGCAGTGTGGTTTCGCGTAACGAAGCTCTCAAAGATTTCGCCGGGCAAGAATATAAACAAGAGTTGATATCCGAACTTTCGGAAGGCGAGCCCATCTCGGTGTACTCCAACGGAGTGTTTGCCGATCTCTGCCGTGGTCCCCATGTGCCGAATGCATCTTTCATCAAGGCATTCAAACTCATGAAAGTCGCCGGCGCTTATTGGCGGGGCAGCTCGGATCGCCCCATGTTGCAACGTATTTACGGTACCGCATGGTTCAATCAAAAAGATCTCGAAGCCTATACCACGCGTCTGGAGGAAGCCGAGCGTCGTGACCATCGCAAGCTCGGTAAGCAACTCGACCTCTTCAGTTTTCCCGAGATTGCAGGTCCCGGATTGCCGGTCTACCATCCCAAAGGGGCACGTACGCTGCGTCTTTTGCAGGACTGGCTCCGCGCGACGCTTTACAAACGTGGATACGAAGAGGTGATCACGCCGCACATCTACAAATCCGAAGTCTGGAAGATCTCGGGGCACTATGATAACTACAAGGATGACATGTACTTCTTCAATGTGAACGAGGGCGAAGGGCGTGTCAGCGAATACGGCGTGAAGCCGATGAACTGTCCCGGTCACATGATGATTTACGGCGCGAACATCCATAGCTATCGCGAACTGCCCATGCGGCTCTTCGAATTCGGCACGGTGTATCGCCACGAGCTTTCCGGCGTCGTGCACGGTCTTATGCGTGCTCGCGGTTTCACTCAAGACGATGCTCACATATTCTGCCGTCCTGATCAGGTGCCTGAAGAGGTGAACCGGATTCTCGACCTCGTCGACTACGTCATGGGAGTCTTCGGGTTCGAGTACAGCGCGGAAGTCTCGACTCGTCCGGAGAAGTCGATCGGCGACGACGCGATGTGGGAAGTGACGACGAATGTGCTCAAAGACACGCTCGATAAGCGCGGCGTCGAGTACGAGGTCAACGAAGGCGACGGAGCATTCTACGGTCCGAAGATCGACATCAAGCTTCGCGACGCAATCGGACGTACGTGGCAGTGCTCGACAATCCAGTTCGATGCATTCCTTCCCGAGCGTTTCGAGCTCGAGTACCGGACGGCCGAAAACACCACTGCGCGCCCCGTCATGCTTCACCGCACCATCCTCGGCTCGATGGAGCGTTTCTTCGGCATCTTGATCGAGCACTATGCGGGAGCATTCCCCACATGGTTGGCGCCTGTGCAGGCAGAAATAATCCCCATCAGCGACGACCAGATTCCTTATGCTCGTGAAGTTGCAGATAAGCTCGCCGATGCAGGTGTCCGTGTCGAAATCGACGACTCCAATGAGCGGATGAATGCGAAAATCGCACGAGCCCAGGTACAAAAAGTTCCCTACATGGTGGTTCTCGGCAAGAAAGAAGCGGAGAGCGGAGATATTTCGGTGCGACATCGTAGCGAAGGTGATCTCGGAGCATGTAAAATCTCTGTGCTTGCCGATAGGATAAAAAAGGAAATTCCTCTAGTGTAA
- a CDS encoding translation initiation factor IF-3 encodes MEVTIISSEHRVNEEIRSSRCRLISNEGDQMGIFAVVDAQRIVDEQGYDLVEIASNADPIVCKIMDYGKFKYELEIKEKQARKNQIRVDIKEMKFRPKVDRHDYETKKNHILRFLESGSKVKVTIMFRGREMSRPEMGLNILEQLANELEGLAIIENQPKLEGRNMHMLISPLKKKEVKDSKDE; translated from the coding sequence ATGGAGGTGACAATTATAAGCAGCGAACATCGTGTCAACGAGGAGATCCGCTCGAGTAGATGCAGACTCATCAGCAATGAGGGCGACCAGATGGGTATTTTTGCCGTAGTCGACGCTCAACGTATTGTCGATGAACAAGGGTATGATCTTGTCGAGATCGCCTCGAATGCCGACCCGATAGTATGCAAAATCATGGATTACGGCAAATTCAAGTATGAATTGGAAATAAAAGAGAAGCAGGCTCGTAAGAATCAAATCAGGGTCGACATCAAAGAAATGAAGTTTCGGCCCAAAGTCGATAGGCATGATTACGAGACGAAGAAAAATCATATTCTGAGATTTCTGGAAAGCGGCTCGAAAGTCAAAGTGACCATCATGTTTCGCGGCCGAGAAATGTCACGACCGGAGATGGGACTCAACATCCTCGAGCAGTTGGCCAATGAGCTCGAAGGATTGGCAATTATCGAGAACCAACCGAAGCTCGAAGGTCGAAACATGCACATGTTGATTTCGCCTCTTAAGAAAAAAGAGGTTAAAGATAGTAAGGACGAATAA
- the rpmI gene encoding 50S ribosomal protein L35, which translates to MPKMKTHKGAAKRFRVTGTGKVMRGKAYSSHILTKKSPKRKRNFRQDGLVSAADTSMVLKKLGRG; encoded by the coding sequence ATGCCAAAGATGAAAACTCATAAGGGTGCAGCTAAGCGCTTTCGTGTGACGGGCACAGGCAAGGTTATGCGGGGCAAGGCGTATAGCAGTCACATTCTCACCAAGAAGTCGCCGAAGCGTAAGCGCAACTTCCGTCAGGATGGTCTCGTGTCCGCTGCCGACACCAGTATGGTACTCAAGAAGCTGGGGCGCGGTTAA
- the rplT gene encoding 50S ribosomal protein L20: protein MPRVKRAVNAHKKRRTMLTRAKGYYGAKSRTYRAAKEQVQHSMQYTYRDRRNKKREIRRLWITRINAGARLNDMSYSQFINGLKKADITLDRKILSDMAINDSASFTKLIEAAKAALA, encoded by the coding sequence ATGCCACGTGTAAAACGAGCGGTTAACGCACATAAGAAGCGCCGCACAATGTTGACTCGCGCGAAGGGATATTACGGCGCGAAGAGCCGTACCTATCGTGCAGCGAAAGAGCAAGTACAGCATTCGATGCAGTATACCTACCGAGATCGCCGTAATAAGAAGCGCGAGATTCGTCGCCTTTGGATTACACGTATCAATGCAGGTGCACGCTTGAACGATATGTCGTATTCTCAGTTCATAAACGGGCTCAAGAAAGCCGATATCACGCTCGATCGTAAGATCCTTTCCGATATGGCTATCAACGATTCCGCATCATTTACCAAGCTCATCGAGGCCGCGAAGGCAGCGCTTGCGTAG
- a CDS encoding alpha/beta hydrolase, whose translation MSGYENYYYPSVVRNVSVAGYVWGLDEERKPAAIVQISHGMAEHMARYDGFARFLNRHGILVVGKDHVGHGLTAPELADCGYFGPINYQNILIADMHTQQKEMQARYPGVPYFLFGHSMGSFLVREYITIYGKELSGAVICGSGDTSKVAISGARALVDILALVRGQRYRSSFINNLMFGSFNKRIENPRTKFDWLSRDEKIVDAYIADEKCGFLFTLNGFAHMLLNIARVSLPQAFDETPKSLPLLLISGGQDPTGDYGRALDSLMKKYKRAGLADVEGKLYPEDRHELLNELNAEVVMSDIVSWIERHCDE comes from the coding sequence ATGAGTGGATATGAGAACTACTACTACCCTTCGGTCGTAAGGAACGTATCGGTCGCAGGCTATGTGTGGGGTCTTGATGAGGAGCGCAAACCTGCGGCCATTGTGCAAATTTCTCACGGGATGGCCGAGCACATGGCACGCTACGACGGGTTCGCCCGTTTTCTCAATCGTCATGGAATTCTCGTCGTCGGCAAAGATCACGTGGGGCACGGTTTGACCGCACCTGAACTCGCAGATTGCGGATATTTCGGGCCGATAAACTATCAAAATATTTTGATAGCCGACATGCATACTCAACAAAAAGAAATGCAGGCGCGTTACCCCGGCGTCCCCTATTTTTTGTTCGGACACTCGATGGGATCGTTTTTGGTGCGTGAATATATTACGATTTACGGAAAAGAGCTTTCGGGAGCTGTCATCTGCGGATCGGGAGATACGAGCAAAGTGGCGATCAGCGGTGCGCGCGCTCTCGTTGACATTCTCGCGCTCGTTCGTGGGCAACGATACCGTTCGTCGTTCATAAACAATCTCATGTTCGGCTCTTTCAACAAACGCATAGAAAATCCGCGCACGAAATTCGACTGGCTTTCTCGCGACGAGAAGATAGTCGATGCGTATATAGCAGATGAAAAATGCGGTTTCCTCTTTACGCTCAACGGCTTTGCGCACATGTTGCTCAATATAGCGCGGGTCTCGTTACCGCAGGCGTTTGACGAGACCCCGAAGAGTCTGCCCCTCCTCCTCATCTCCGGTGGACAGGACCCGACCGGTGATTACGGCCGGGCACTCGATTCTTTGATGAAGAAGTACAAACGAGCCGGCCTCGCCGATGTCGAGGGCAAGCTTTATCCCGAGGACCGACATGAGCTGCTCAACGAACTTAATGCCGAGGTCGTTATGTCAGACATCGTATCTTGGATTGAAAGGCATTGCGATGAGTAA
- the glpK gene encoding glycerol kinase GlpK: protein MSKRYVAALDQGTASSRCIIFNELGHIVSSAQQDIECTYQKPGWVQQDATDIWASQVGVMARALTQAKLDVADIAAVGIANQRETTIVWDKSTGIPVYDAIVWQCRRSADFIDSLKRAGLEETIRDKTGLVLDPYFSASKIDWILSNVDGARERAVAGELLFGTVDTWLIWNLTNGKVHATDYTNASRTMLFNIHSLRWDEELLAIFDIPRSMLPEVRVSSGDFGVIDNPHIGRGIPIAGVAGDQQAALFGQCCFNPGEAKSTYGTGCFMLMNTGREPVASKHGLLTTIAYSDETGVTYALEGSIFNAGSAINWLRDGLRLVRSAEETSAIASSVPDTRGCYVVTAFNGLGAPYWNKNARGAIVGLTQSVTNKHVVRATLESLCYQVNDVLRAMEQDSRVSLKLLRVDGGVSRNDFCMQFQADILGREVHRPAISELTALGAAFMAGLKVGIWNDVTDLPECRGDITTYSSHMAEETRAALVAGWEDALARVQ from the coding sequence ATGAGTAAGCGCTACGTCGCGGCGCTCGATCAGGGAACGGCTTCGTCTCGGTGCATCATTTTCAATGAGCTCGGGCACATTGTGAGCAGTGCTCAACAAGACATAGAATGCACATATCAAAAGCCGGGGTGGGTACAGCAGGATGCGACCGATATTTGGGCGAGTCAAGTGGGCGTCATGGCTCGTGCGCTCACGCAGGCAAAGCTCGATGTGGCAGATATTGCAGCGGTGGGTATCGCAAATCAGCGCGAGACGACGATTGTGTGGGACAAGAGCACCGGTATTCCCGTCTATGATGCGATTGTGTGGCAGTGCCGTAGGAGCGCGGACTTCATCGATTCGCTTAAGCGGGCCGGTCTGGAAGAAACCATTCGTGATAAGACAGGTCTTGTGCTCGATCCATACTTCAGCGCAAGCAAAATCGATTGGATTCTTTCCAATGTCGACGGCGCGCGCGAAAGAGCTGTGGCCGGCGAATTACTGTTCGGGACGGTGGACACGTGGCTGATTTGGAATCTCACCAACGGTAAGGTGCACGCCACCGATTATACGAATGCCTCTCGCACGATGCTGTTCAACATCCACTCCCTCCGGTGGGACGAAGAACTCCTCGCCATTTTCGATATTCCGCGCTCGATGCTGCCGGAGGTGCGCGTTTCAAGTGGCGATTTCGGGGTAATCGACAATCCGCATATCGGCCGGGGCATCCCCATCGCCGGTGTTGCGGGAGACCAGCAGGCGGCGCTTTTCGGTCAGTGCTGTTTCAATCCCGGAGAGGCGAAAAGCACCTACGGAACCGGGTGTTTCATGCTCATGAATACCGGTCGCGAGCCGGTTGCTTCAAAGCACGGTCTACTGACCACCATCGCATATTCGGATGAAACGGGTGTGACCTACGCGCTGGAAGGGTCGATATTCAACGCGGGGTCTGCCATCAATTGGCTGCGCGACGGTTTACGCCTCGTCCGCAGCGCCGAAGAGACTTCGGCAATCGCGAGTAGCGTGCCCGATACGCGCGGATGTTACGTCGTGACGGCGTTTAACGGGCTGGGCGCCCCCTACTGGAATAAGAATGCACGCGGTGCAATCGTGGGCCTTACGCAAAGCGTGACGAACAAACACGTGGTGCGCGCGACGCTGGAGTCGCTGTGCTATCAAGTCAACGATGTTCTTCGCGCCATGGAACAGGACTCCCGAGTGAGTTTGAAACTTCTCCGTGTCGACGGCGGGGTGAGCAGAAACGATTTCTGTATGCAGTTTCAGGCCGACATCCTCGGTCGTGAGGTCCACAGACCGGCAATAAGCGAGCTCACTGCGCTCGGGGCCGCTTTCATGGCGGGCCTGAAGGTGGGGATCTGGAACGATGTCACCGATCTTCCCGAATGTAGAGGGGACATCACGACGTATTCTTCGCATATGGCGGAGGAAACGCGCGCCGCGCTTGTTGCCGGTTGGGAAGATGCACTCGCGCGCGTACAGTAG
- the pheS gene encoding phenylalanine--tRNA ligase subunit alpha yields the protein MLAQLEELRTEGLGAIAGAADTSELDGVRVAYLGKKGSLTSILRGLGGLSPQDRPAVGKVSNEVCTQLEDALDARKGQLKADELGTKISAERLDITLPGRNHPIGSQHLINAIAGEIVEIFTGIGYRVVEGPEVELEYYNFTALNHEPQHPARSASDTFYVRDLSGDECTSPEPSDVLMRTQTSPVQVRSMEKQDPPLYILSPGKVYRRDVADPSHLPQFTQVEGLVVDEGITFADLKGTLDHFVREMFGPDRKTRFRPHFFPFTEPSAEVDVSCGICGGKGCRFCKNTGWLEILGCGMVDPNVYGFVGIDVEKYSGFAFGMGVERIAALKYNIPDLRMLIEGDMRFLRQF from the coding sequence ATTTTGGCACAGTTGGAAGAACTGCGGACAGAGGGCCTGGGCGCCATCGCCGGTGCGGCCGATACCTCAGAGCTCGACGGCGTTCGAGTCGCCTATCTCGGAAAAAAGGGTTCGTTGACTTCGATTTTGCGCGGACTCGGTGGGCTTTCGCCGCAAGATCGTCCTGCAGTCGGAAAAGTGTCCAATGAGGTGTGTACACAACTCGAAGATGCGCTCGATGCGCGTAAAGGGCAACTGAAAGCCGATGAGCTCGGAACGAAAATCTCTGCCGAGCGCCTCGACATCACCCTTCCGGGGCGGAATCATCCCATCGGAAGCCAACATTTGATCAATGCAATCGCCGGCGAAATCGTCGAGATTTTCACTGGCATCGGCTATCGCGTGGTCGAGGGGCCCGAAGTCGAGCTCGAATATTACAACTTCACCGCACTCAATCACGAGCCGCAACATCCGGCCCGTAGCGCCAGCGATACATTCTATGTTCGCGATCTCTCCGGAGACGAGTGCACGAGCCCCGAGCCGAGCGACGTGCTCATGCGTACGCAGACAAGCCCCGTTCAGGTGCGCTCGATGGAAAAGCAGGACCCTCCTCTGTATATATTGTCACCGGGGAAGGTATACCGCCGCGATGTCGCAGATCCCAGCCATTTGCCGCAGTTCACGCAAGTCGAGGGGTTGGTCGTCGATGAGGGGATCACCTTCGCCGACCTAAAAGGGACACTCGATCACTTCGTCCGTGAGATGTTCGGTCCCGACCGAAAGACTCGTTTTCGTCCGCACTTTTTCCCGTTCACCGAGCCGAGCGCCGAGGTGGATGTGTCGTGTGGAATCTGCGGTGGGAAAGGCTGCAGGTTTTGCAAAAACACCGGATGGCTCGAAATTCTGGGGTGCGGTATGGTCGATCCGAACGTCTACGGCTTCGTCGGAATCGATGTGGAGAAATATTCCGGCTTCGCATTCGGCATGGGCGTGGAGCGCATCGCGGCGCTCAAATACAACATCCCCGATTTGCGAATGCTGATCGAAGGGGATATGCGGTTCCTGCGTCAATTCTAG
- a CDS encoding phenylalanine--tRNA ligase subunit beta, which yields MRVSMKWLKELLPTPLLDEIPLVDLLSRLDMSGTAVEGYEITGTELPGVVIGSILTKVAHPEADKLWVCQVDVGDAEPVQIVCGAQNFEAGDKVPVATVGAVLPGDFIIKKAKLRGEVSMGMNCSAKELGVGSGADGLMILPADAPVGVSFASWYGQSDTILDLEITPNRPDCLSMVGVAREIGAVLDVEPAPVPQSRPKEEECSIHDLVSVHVEDADLCPRYAARVIRGVKIGPSPEWLSARVEAAGARSLNNVVDVTNYILFELGQPLHAFDRGKLAKDAEGNVHVTVRRATEGEKLTTLDGIERTLTIENLVIADTAGASCLAGVMGGEHSEVEEDTVDIFLESAVFDSANISRTSRKLALISESSLRFERGVDKTNSIAALDRAAALIVQVAGGTVAAGYIDEYGRVHEEVVLTLHAEKLDGLLGIHIELSEAAAILSRLGFATENLGSKLRVVVPPYRLDVTREVDLVEEVLRMWGMERVEATLPAGRGRIGGLTREQKLHNRIGQTLRACGLNETMTYPFSDPLDLEKIEYSFEDDEQVVELHNPMSSEQAVLRPTLIAGLLDVVSSNQHHGVKNIALYEMGKQFKTASGRKTPKEREVALGILSGSWNEIEWNQPQSALDFFDAKGILENVARELCVDRMRFSQGARPWLQPGRSAEILLGKDSIGWIGEIHPLVAEKFEIENTVIAFEFDVAKFIKASKSSRDFVTPPRFPALELDIALIVDDEVSAQSIEHRIASLGKKSSLELVRLFDVYRGKGIETGKKSLAYKLAYRADDRTLTAEEVEKVHGKILERLEKETGATLRA from the coding sequence ATGCGCGTATCAATGAAATGGCTTAAAGAACTGTTGCCGACTCCTCTTCTCGATGAGATCCCGCTCGTCGACCTTTTGTCGCGTCTCGATATGAGTGGAACCGCCGTCGAAGGCTACGAGATCACTGGCACCGAGCTACCGGGCGTTGTCATCGGTTCGATTTTGACGAAGGTCGCGCACCCCGAGGCCGACAAGCTCTGGGTGTGCCAAGTCGATGTCGGCGATGCCGAGCCGGTGCAAATCGTGTGCGGCGCGCAGAATTTCGAGGCGGGCGACAAAGTTCCCGTGGCCACCGTCGGTGCGGTGCTTCCCGGTGATTTCATTATCAAGAAGGCGAAACTGCGCGGGGAAGTTTCGATGGGCATGAACTGTTCGGCCAAAGAGTTGGGCGTCGGTTCGGGGGCAGACGGCCTTATGATTTTGCCGGCGGATGCGCCGGTCGGTGTGTCGTTTGCTTCTTGGTACGGACAAAGCGATACCATCCTCGATCTCGAAATCACGCCGAACCGCCCCGACTGTCTTTCCATGGTCGGTGTGGCGCGCGAAATAGGCGCGGTACTCGATGTGGAGCCGGCACCTGTCCCACAAAGCCGTCCGAAAGAGGAAGAGTGCTCGATTCATGACCTCGTCTCGGTTCATGTCGAGGATGCGGATCTGTGTCCTCGCTATGCCGCACGTGTAATCCGCGGAGTGAAAATAGGCCCTTCTCCGGAGTGGTTGAGCGCTCGTGTCGAGGCGGCCGGGGCACGCTCTTTGAATAATGTCGTCGATGTGACGAACTATATTTTGTTCGAGCTCGGGCAGCCTTTGCATGCGTTCGATAGGGGGAAACTCGCCAAAGACGCCGAGGGCAATGTGCATGTTACGGTGCGTCGCGCAACCGAGGGCGAAAAGCTCACGACGCTTGATGGCATCGAACGTACGCTCACGATAGAAAACCTCGTTATCGCCGACACTGCAGGTGCTTCGTGCCTCGCCGGCGTCATGGGCGGAGAGCACAGCGAGGTCGAGGAGGATACGGTTGATATTTTCCTCGAATCCGCCGTATTCGATTCCGCGAATATCTCGCGTACGTCTCGCAAGCTCGCATTGATTTCGGAATCATCGCTGCGCTTCGAGCGCGGTGTGGACAAGACGAACTCGATTGCAGCGCTCGATCGCGCCGCAGCGCTTATCGTGCAAGTAGCCGGCGGCACGGTGGCGGCCGGCTACATCGATGAATACGGACGCGTTCACGAAGAAGTCGTTCTCACCCTTCACGCCGAGAAACTCGACGGACTGCTCGGCATCCATATCGAACTGAGCGAAGCGGCAGCCATTCTGTCGCGCCTCGGATTTGCGACCGAAAATCTCGGTTCAAAGTTGCGTGTCGTCGTGCCGCCCTATCGTCTCGACGTCACCCGCGAGGTCGATCTCGTCGAAGAAGTTTTACGCATGTGGGGCATGGAGCGCGTCGAAGCGACGCTTCCTGCGGGACGCGGCCGTATCGGCGGACTCACGCGAGAGCAGAAGTTGCACAATCGAATAGGACAGACACTTCGCGCGTGCGGTCTCAATGAGACGATGACGTATCCGTTCAGTGACCCGCTCGATCTTGAGAAAATCGAATACTCGTTCGAGGATGATGAACAGGTCGTCGAATTGCACAATCCGATGTCGAGTGAACAAGCCGTTTTGCGCCCGACGCTTATCGCCGGCCTTCTCGATGTCGTGTCCTCAAATCAACATCACGGCGTGAAAAATATCGCCCTTTATGAAATGGGGAAGCAGTTCAAAACAGCTTCCGGTCGTAAAACTCCCAAAGAGCGCGAAGTCGCTTTGGGGATATTATCGGGTTCTTGGAATGAGATCGAGTGGAATCAGCCGCAAAGTGCGCTTGATTTTTTCGATGCGAAGGGAATTCTTGAAAACGTCGCTCGCGAACTCTGCGTCGATCGCATGAGATTCTCGCAAGGGGCTCGGCCGTGGCTTCAGCCGGGAAGAAGCGCCGAGATTCTTCTCGGAAAAGACTCCATCGGTTGGATCGGAGAAATTCATCCGCTCGTCGCAGAAAAGTTCGAGATTGAAAATACCGTCATCGCTTTCGAGTTCGACGTGGCCAAGTTCATCAAAGCGTCGAAGTCTTCTCGTGATTTTGTGACGCCTCCGCGTTTTCCCGCTCTCGAACTCGACATCGCGCTCATCGTCGATGATGAAGTGAGCGCGCAATCCATCGAACACCGTATCGCCTCTTTGGGAAAGAAATCTTCTCTCGAGTTGGTGCGTCTGTTCGACGTATATCGCGGTAAAGGGATAGAGACCGGCAAGAAGTCTCTCGCTTACAAGTTGGCATATCGCGCCGATGACAGGACTCTGACTGCGGAAGAGGTCGAAAAAGTGCACGGGAAAATACTGGAACGCCTTGAGAAGGAAACCGGTGCGACGCTTCGCGCTTAA
- a CDS encoding N-acetyl-gamma-glutamyl-phosphate reductase yields MDDITGGVMKNMTSSTSSIRVGVVGATGYAGVELVSLVCSHPDMELVCAASSSQAGSLLSSIYPRLTALGRDITLCGVEELLSFDLDLVFLAVPHTTSMELVPQVLARGARVVDLSADYRIKDAALYEAYYHVPHTHKALLASAVYGLPELNKEKIVTAKLVANPGCYPTATALGAIPLLEKGIGSKTPLIVDAKSGVTGAGRTPNETTHFCNADESLKAYKPCVHPHIPEIEQTLSLVAGSPVQVTFVPHLAPYKRGLLSSIYLFSDVDSPSIEELFDLFVRRYEDEPFVYVCPPPSMPDVATVACTNQAHIGIAKDERTGVITVSTAIDNLGKGAASQAVQCANLMFGFDETAGLVSIQGVV; encoded by the coding sequence ATGGATGATATCACTGGAGGCGTAATGAAAAACATGACGAGCAGTACATCAAGCATTCGAGTCGGTGTGGTGGGCGCGACAGGGTATGCGGGTGTCGAACTCGTGTCTCTCGTGTGCTCCCATCCCGATATGGAACTCGTGTGCGCCGCATCATCTTCGCAGGCGGGCAGCCTGCTGTCCTCGATATATCCGCGCCTCACCGCGCTCGGTCGCGATATCACCCTCTGCGGTGTCGAGGAACTTCTTTCCTTCGATCTCGACCTTGTATTCCTTGCAGTTCCCCATACGACTTCGATGGAACTCGTGCCGCAGGTGCTCGCGCGGGGTGCGCGCGTCGTCGATCTTTCTGCCGATTACCGCATAAAAGATGCCGCTCTCTATGAGGCATATTATCACGTACCCCACACACATAAGGCGCTTCTCGCCTCGGCGGTTTACGGTCTGCCGGAACTGAATAAGGAAAAGATAGTCACAGCGAAACTCGTCGCCAACCCGGGATGCTATCCCACTGCGACGGCGCTCGGCGCCATTCCGCTTCTCGAAAAAGGAATCGGGAGTAAGACTCCGCTCATCGTAGATGCGAAGTCGGGGGTGACAGGAGCCGGGAGAACGCCCAACGAAACCACGCATTTTTGTAATGCGGATGAGTCGCTCAAGGCGTATAAGCCCTGCGTACACCCGCATATTCCGGAGATCGAGCAAACGCTTTCTCTGGTTGCCGGCTCACCGGTACAGGTTACGTTCGTTCCGCATCTCGCGCCGTATAAACGTGGTCTTCTCTCGAGCATATATCTCTTTTCCGATGTAGACAGCCCGTCGATCGAAGAACTTTTCGACCTGTTTGTCCGACGATATGAAGATGAGCCCTTCGTCTACGTGTGCCCGCCGCCGTCGATGCCCGATGTTGCCACGGTCGCTTGTACCAATCAAGCGCATATCGGCATAGCAAAAGACGAGCGTACCGGTGTCATCACCGTTTCGACGGCAATCGACAATCTCGGTAAAGGCGCGGCATCGCAAGCCGTCCAATGTGCAAACCTCATGTTCGGATTCGACGAGACCGCAGGTTTGGTCTCGATTCAAGGAGTGGTTTAG